GGTCTGACCCGGATCCACGGCATCGGCATCGCCCGTTCCCAGCGGATCCTCGAGGTGACCGGCATCGACGAGAACAAGAAGATCAAGGACCTCTCCAACGAGGAGATCTCCAAGATCCGCGCCGTCCTCGCCGAGGAAGGCGGCATCGAGGGGGACCTGCGGAAGGAGGTGTCCCTCAACATCAAGCGCCTC
The Acidobacteriota bacterium genome window above contains:
- the rpsM gene encoding 30S ribosomal protein S13; translated protein: MARIEGVNLPDNKKTLIGLTRIHGIGIARSQRILEVTGIDENKKIKDLSNEEISKIRAVLAEEGGIEGDLRKEVSLNIKRLMDIGCYRGIRHRKGLPVHGQRTHTNARTRKGPRRKKK